Genomic window (Nicotiana sylvestris chromosome 7, ASM39365v2, whole genome shotgun sequence):
AATAATCCTTTGTTATCAAAAACATGACGGGTGGCTCCAGGGTCATTCTATCATTCCTTAGAATTTTTCATCAAGTTGTATTCAGACAATATAGCATATAAGTTCAACATCTCCTCATTCTTTTCAAAAATGTTGGCTTGATCctttttcttctccttctttGGAGCACGACAGTCCTTAGCATTATGTTTAACTTTTTCACAGTTAAGGCAGTTGCCTTTGAACTTCTTTTTAAATGGATAATTCTTTGGACCAGAAAGCAAATAATTCGTTTTAAATAGATAATCTCTTTTTGCTAATTTATGGTGTCTCTGCAATAATATTTTCTTTCAGTTATTGTTAAACTCACATGAGCTTTATTTTCAGCAACTTTCTTGTCCACCCTTAGACGAATGATAAGATTTTCAAGTGTCATCTCCTTGCACTTATATTTCAAGTAATCTTAAAGTCTCTCCATAAAGGAGGTAACTTTTTAATTTGAATTATACATTCAGCAAAGAGATCATGAATGATGACTTGCAACTAGAGACATGATAGACATGTTGTCAACCattttgaattaaaaaaattGGCACCACAATTTTTCTTATTTCGGCGTATTTAGTCTTGTATTTATTTTTCAAGAGCATCTACAACCCATTTGAAGTTTCCAAGATTCTATACAAGTTATCCTCAAAACAACTAGTATATAATTCTTGCAAAAGAAATTGGAATACTTCTAAGTTTCAGTGACCATAAAACGCTCATTGTCTGGAGTTTCTTCTGCGAAAACTGGAACATCCTCTTTGATAAGTCGCTGCAAACTGAGAGTAGTTAGatagaagaacatcttctgctgccaCCACTTGAAGTCGGTAGCCGAAATTTTTTTTGGCTTTCTACTGGTGAATGTACAACTTGACAATGCAGTAACCATCACAGCGGTAGCTTTCACAACAGAATCATTTTTTTGTTCAGTACTTGTTGTTAGTTTTTGTAAAAATTAACACAAATAAATTTAGTAAATCGGTGAAGCTTTTACTCTTCAAATCAAATACAAACAACCAAGTAAAAAAATCACAAGAATTTTAATCTTGAATTTGAGTAAATAATCACAAAGATTTTAATCTCAAAGAATGAGTTGAAAGTCAAGAAAATTTTAATCTCAATAaatgactaaaaattcaaaaattgtatTCTCCAAAATGGGAGTAAAAATTACTAAAATTTAATCTCCCACAGGTAGAATATAAAATGAAcacaaaaatataattaaattttaaGCTTGTGAAAAAAACGGTGTTCATAAATAATAATCCAGAGAATAAACACATTTATTAACACAATGtataaaatacaaaatatttCAATCCCATAATTTTCTTGTGTGTCTTTAAGAAATTTAATCCCCTCAATGTTGTTCGAGATATTTGGATTAGTTTCTCCCAAAATAGAGCGGAAAATTATTCTATAATAGCGGTAATGCAAATTATAAAACTTCTGAGAACTTAAATGGCTGAGCAAATCACACACTGGCACTTATATTTTGCTTTTGAAAACTATGCAGAAATACAAAGAAGAGAGGAAAGTGTTTTCTAATTTTCGATACTAAAAATGGGCAAAGCCTCTGATTTTATAGCCAACGTGTTGGAGCCTCAACAGGTGCAAAGATGCTTGTTCATGGAAAAGGTGTCTCTTACATGGAAGAAATAATTGAATTCCGTTAAATGCTATTTGGTCGCAAATTATGGTTGGAAAAAGAAATCGAAATTTTTTAAGTTAAAATTCTGCGAGAAAAAATATCAGAAAAAAACTAATAACGAAAAAAGgataaataaatttggtccaagaAATATGTTAACCAATCAATCAAATCCATATCCAAAGTCGAGCGAGCTACGACGATAACGACGTAAGACTTGCTTCCTTCTCAACTCTTTTGAAACTTGAAAAAGTaattctatatataagcacaacaATGTTCCTATTCCTTTCCAATAAGGAACAAAGTTTCTTTGTAAAAGGAATcatttcaaatattttattttccttcataTTTCATCCACACCTCaaataaaaacccaaaaaaatAGGCAAAAAAGGAACGAAAAGTTTGTACGACAAGCGATAGAGTGCGAGTTCTAATCAAATAAGGTTCCCGATTACCTCTTGGTGGGAGAATATTGAATTAAAGGATTAACAAAGGTTTTGCCTACTCCACATCATGTATTTTTTTTAAGTTATTAGATGCTCATATGTCTTCACGCCTAATTATATGTGAAATTGATTTTGTTCTAAACCACCAACCTATATTTTTTCATTAAGGAAATGAAGAAGATGGATGATAGAGTATCTTTAAGGATTGTAGTGAATGAAATAGGATCTCTCTACTTTTAAGTTTGAGGTTTCAGTTTCGAGTTGAGAATAAAAAagttttttaataataaatattttttttaatataccTTATGCGATGCAAAATAGTTGAGGTGTAAAACGAACACGAATGAAAAACTAAAAAATTGATGGGTAGGAGTTTGGCGGTTGTGAATTATGAAGTAATGGCACCGTCAGAAAGCGTATAAGAGATGCATTTGCTCCTACCACGAAATGGTCCAATactagaaaagaacaaaaagagaagCTTAAAGAAAGGGAAAGAGGATATAATTAACAAATACAAAAAAGGTCACACGCAAAGATGTACAAGAAGACCAGGTTGTCTTTTACCTTTATTTTATACATATCCTAATAATTCATATCCTATCGTCACCAagctttaattttattttattttatttttgtattaaaGGTggcaaaaagaaaaatataaaagcaAGTCGTTAGCTACTTATGCCCAACAGCTCATCATCTATTTATTTTGTATCAACTTCTTAATTTTCTATAAATTAAATTGTGATTCAGTACGCCAATAACAAAATTTCCatttagaaaattaaattattgacCGATAAAATACATTTTATCAATTTGATTCTCTCACCCTCCTCCtcaatttcttctctttttcctggAGAGGGTATGGAGCAAAATGCACTCATGATGTAAGATCCATCCAATTTTGTCTAAAATTTAAGTAATTTTTGTATTGAAATAATACCACGAAACAATCATTTTAGTGTATCTAAATTTAGAGTAAatatagcacgggctagccagttttcggactggtcattcaaaaatagccagcgtttgcaaaatcattgaaaaatagccattattttgctgcaacacggaaagttccagcataatatactggagattggtgcacctaTGTATAAACTtcgttggaactccaacacatccagtataatatactggagtattttttcgggttttgaacagtgttttcgttcaaaattatctttacatgaaaagtggctaaattttgattacttttgaaactgtgactatttttgaatgtacacttgtaaatctagctattttttaatttctcccaaaTTTCCACTATTTAATAAGTCAAATGCTtaccaccaaaggatgtggtgcagtggatgTGACTGCTCCTCCCTTAATCAGAGATCTCGAGTTCGAGCCGTGAGTATGGAAAAAATTCTTGGTAGGGAGCGTTTCCCTCCAAATGGGGCTCTACGCGGCGCGAATCCAAATATAGTCGGACTCTGATGCGGATACCGGATACcgggtgggaaaccaaaaaaagTCAAATGCTTGGGAAAGCGAGGAAACCAAAATTGTCTAATGCTTCCAACTTGAGTTTTCACCCAAAAATTTCCAAGTAAAAAAGTGCATTTATGAAGTATTAATTTCACTAAGCTTAAAGGCTTCTAAAAAAATTCGCGTTAAATTGAAgggccaaaaaaaaataaaaaaatgacaaTGGCAAATTGAAGATATGAAAGCGAATAACgcctcaaaaagaaaaaaggaaaaaaaaagaacatgAAAAATGTAAGAACTGAAATTTCACCTGTCAAACTTGTTAAGTAACATTTAAGCGGTGAAACTAAACTTCTTCCCCAATCAAAGAAAAGCCAAGTTGCACATATCAAGCATGGAGAATCCTGAGGAACATTtgattttaatttaaatattaattgGACTTTTGaacaaacatatatatatatgcatacaagTTGATGCCTATCTCCTAACCAACCAAAATTTTGATATTAGAGTAGTTGAGTTTTTATCTTTGTATCTATTAACTAATGTAGTATTAAATTTCTCGTACTaacgatatttttttttattcatcAAATTTTAACACACCAACTTTAATCGTTCCAAAATTATTAACCATTTGTTAGTTTAGATGCTTGCATATGTATTTAATTTGTGTACACTAAACGGAATTTGATAACCTAGAAAAAGGATAGTATTTAACGTGTCACAACTAAATTCCTATAATTTTAAACTAGTTCTTTTCATTCTTGGACTATATACTTATGGATTAAATTTATACACTAAATGTGAGATGATAACCTAGAAAGATGATGTGGTAATTAACTTATCACAACTGAATTCTTATAATCTAAAACTCTCCTTATTCCTATACTATGGATCATTCTTTAGTATACTTGCTTATGAATTCAAACATGAATACACTAAGGGGGGTTTGGTTTGAATACGGTTTATACTGGATAAGTTATAATGTgattagttatgctggtattagttattctgatattattttttatatactgtttagtatgttgtattaaaaatgacaattgcataatttttaagaatgaGGTATAAGTTGTCACGGAActaattaccccaccctctaCAAGGTATAAGTTATTCCAATACTAATTTTAATCTAGGGATAACTTATACCAGGTTCACTAATCAAACAAAGTATTAAGGTGCTATTAAATTTTTAACCAGAACTATATTTACTTATACCTCatatcaaacgacccctaaatatGAGTTGATAACCTAGAAAATATGAtagtactccctctgttccagtttatgtgaacctattaaaaaaaatgacccatttctaaatttggtaacaatttagcttaaacttacaattttatccttaatgagaaacttttataaccacacaaatactctgggcccttttgacttgtttaggaccacaatttctaaaagtcttcattttttcttaaacttcgtgcacAGTCAAATATGTTTACATAAATTGGAACGAAGGGAGTAATAATTAAAGGGTTACAACCAAATTATACAATTTCAACTTCTTAAGTATGTTTAACTTACACTTCGGGGGTTGCCCAGTTGGTTTGGAGGGTAGTAATCCATACGGATGGCCTAGGATCCAATTCCCCCTCAATGTCTTCTGGGTAGAGCTTGTTGTACAGGGCTTGTCTAGTGCAGTTTACATCCCCGTATGGTTTGCAGGCTATTACACAGAGAAAGGTTTACCTAGTGCACACAAAGTGCTCACGACAGAGTGCTCCCCCAAAAGACAGAGGATGTGGCAGAGATAGTAGCGGTTGAGGTTTCCCCTCTTGCCAAAAAAAAAGTATGATTAACTTTAAACAAAGTTAATTATCTAATTATAGTAGTTTATAGGTATCAACCCATACAACTAAAACGTATTAATATAAGTAAATAAAATATGTTAGACGTAAGAATTGAAATGCCTAGAAAAGGCAGAGCAAGTTGGACGAAACAGTCGGTCCCCATTACAACTCATCCAATGCCTTATCACTATTCCAAGAAAAAGTCTTCTCTTCCCATTAACAAAATTCTTCATTCATTCTTTGATTTGTTCAACTTTTGATTTCATCTAATATACGATTCAATTCAACATTTTATTCGTTCAGAATTCAGGTACAAAAATCAATAGAATATGGCAGTTTCACCTGAAGAATCTTTCCCGCCAAGAAAACGGCGGCCGTCGGCGAACTCCTTCGTCGCCCCGAATCTCTCCGATCACAATCTCCTCCGATCACTTCTCCTCTTATCATCAGAAATCTCAACTCTACAACCTTTACTATTTCTCTTGAAAAAAAACACTTCCTCTATAATCAGGAAATCAAAGCTTTTATCAATTTTATTCGAGGAAATAAGCGGTAGAGATTGTAGCAGTTCAAACGATCCCACTACATCACGATATGTAACCGGATTTCCACCGTCGGCGGCGTTATGCTTCGACGAATTGTATATAGTTTTACAGCGAATCAAAACTCTGCTTGAAGATTGCCGTAATTGTAGTAAGATGTGGCTACTTATGCAAATTGAGGTGTTTTCTAATGCTTTTCATGAACTTACGCTTGAGCTCGCCATTTTACTGGATATTCTTCCTGCtaaaaagctgaaactgaacgaCGACGTTCAGGAATTACTGATTCTAATTACGAAGCAGTGCTCGGACAATTCTGCTTATGTTGATCCAAAGGATCAAGATTTGCGATCTCAAATTGTTGAAATGCTCGACAGGATAGAACGAGAAATCGTTCCTGATCAATCTAAATTGGCGGAGATTTTCGATAAATTGACTTTGCGTGATTCTATGAGTTGCAGGGATGAAATTGAGTTATTGGAAGAGGAAATTCAAAGCCAAACGGACGAAAAGTCCAAATCTGATATCATCGCGTTGATCGGATTTGTACGCTACGCTAAATGCGTGTTGTACGGTGGTTCCACGCCGAGAACCAATTCCCGCCGGCGGCGGGCGGCGGCGGATGTTAGTGTTCCGGCGGATTTCCGGTGTCCGATTTCGCTTGACTTGATGAGAGACCCTGTGGTGGTCTCCACGGGACAAACATACGACCGCAGTTCAATAACCCTTTGGTTCGAATCGGGTCATACCACGTGTCCTAAAACGGGTCAAACACTGACCCACACGGAATTAACACCAAATTCAGCGTTGAAGAATTTGATAGCTATGTGGTGCAGAGAACAGAAAATTCCGTTTGAGTCAACGGAATTGAACGTTAAATCTACCGGTATTGTTACCAACAAAACGGCATTGGAAGCCACGAAGATGACAGTGTCATTTTTGATCAACAAGCTGAAGACGTCGCAATCTGTTGAAACGGCTAATCGGCTTGTTCATGAGCTTCGCGTCTTAGCCAAGGCGGACTCGGATAGCCGGGCCTGCATTGCGGAAGCTTCAGCTTTGCCGTTATTGGTTAAGCTCTTAGGTTTGGAGCATCCGAGCCTACAAGTTAACGCCGTTACAACAATCCTCAATCTGTCAATTCTTGAAGCGAACAAGACGAGGATAATGGAAACGGACGGAGTTTTAAACGGAGTTATTGAAGTGTTACGATCAGGTGGCACGTGGGAGGCAAAGGGAAACGCGGCAGCAACCATATTTAGCTTGACAGGTGTACCTGCTTACAAGAAGAGATTGGCTCGGAAGACACGTGTCGTGAAGGGACTGATGGATTTGGCACGTGGGGGGCCCACGAATTCAAAGAGGGACGCCTTAGTGGCAATTTTGAACTTGGCGGGAGATAGGGAGGCAGTTGGAAAGTTGATTGAAGGCGGGGTGGTGGAAATGGTGGCAGAGATTATGGATGGACTAATGGAAGAGGCAGTGGCGATTCTTGAAGTGGTGGTGAAGAAGGGTGGGTTGGTGGCTGTAGCGGCCGCGTATCCGTTGATTAAAAAACTGGCCATAGTATTAAGGGATGGCACGGATAGAGCTAGAGAAAGCGCAGCCGCGACACTAGTGAACATGTGCCGGAAAGGGGGATCGGATATGGTGGCAGAGCTGGCGGCGGTTCAAGGGATTGAGAGGGTGATTTGGGAAATAATGGGAATGGGAACAGGAAGGGCTAGAAGAAAAGCAGCAACTTTGTTGCGAGTTCTAAGGAGATGGGCTGCTGGATTGGATGCAGAAGTGGCATCAGGGGCTTATTCAGATGTGAATATGAATACTACTTCAACCAGAATAGTATTGCCAggttaatgttttttttttctattttttcttcaaatatggaaaaatttgttcttttttttttaaaaaaattttgaTTCAGAAAATCTGAACATGAAACTGTAACATTTGAGTCAACGTCCTTTGTGGATTGTACAATTGTTTATACCTTTGTCAAgttgaagaaaaagagaaagtttCTACCTTTATTGACAAATTTTGGCTGTGAATAATTTTGTTCAACACATTTTAGTGTgatcattttatattttatagaGGGGTTGCTATAGCACTGAGAGCACTGAGATCTTTAAGGATCTTGAACTTTAGTGTGCCAATTCATATTGAAAGCTGATTACTCTATAGTTAAGTGTAGTAGATGAGTATTTTCTTAGAGCATTTTAAGGAACACACTAATGATCTTAGCAGAGGACTTACCTTTTGATATGATTAAAATGACATGAATCACAAAATAAACTATGAACGCCATTATCTTACATTATGAACTACTAATCCTAAATGGGAGCAACATAGCTAGCATATAATATTATAAAGGGCTGCCTGGTACAAGAAGCACTCCGCGCCGTTATAAAGAAAATGTTGGGTAGCTAGCTTCTCTTTGTTTGGATGTCACCATCTCTGCAGCAATGGTTGTACTGTTGAGACTCAAGATTGTGTTTCCAAAAATACTATTGCTTCATTGAGGATCTTCCATACCTTCCAAAATAATATAGCAATCCTGACTGTATTTGACAACAAGGAGAAGCATACCAAAGAGCAGGAAGCTGTACTTCGTTGGACACCCTTGCTTTGCTAATCCAGATGAGAAGACTTTGGATCTCTTGAATTCTTCATTTACCATCTTCTACAATACTTATTAAACAGATCCAGTTCATACACAATAGAGATGTAGAATGCTGTCCATCATGTAACACTTTATCAACCATTCCCTTGGGATGTAGAAAGTACATTATTGTGCATAAGAAATTCCAGAAATGCAGATGATAACAAGAGTTCAAAGGAGAGTCAAACAATATGGGGGACCTTACAAGTCTTGGTACTGGTCTTTTTTTGTGTTTCTGGGCTGGTTCTTGATGGGCCAACTTCAACATATATAGCTGACATCATATTCACTTGCAGAATGGATTACTAAAGAAAGCCGTTTGATAATAAAAAATTAAGTTTTCAGTAATCAGCAAAGTCTTCTCGAACGTAATCTAGTGCAAATATGTTTTGCACCATTAGTGTATACATTTAAAACTTCAGATAGGATTTCTGATAGTGTAAAAAGTTTTTACACATCATTATATTCGACGTACTGTATCTTTCACACTTGTTAGTACATAGGACATAAACTTTTGTAGATAATCATCAGTGAAGATAAATTATGTATATCAGTAGCGGATCCACCCTTTAAGGTGGGGGTGGTATgtgatggattattatatgcagcggaagcaatTTCAGTAgcaaaatcacatgtaatctagacaactagcataaacgggatttcacgggttatctcttgaagcgtgaacaaaGCTTCTTTATCACGTGAGCCTCTAATTCCACAGCAATTCGATGAAATCTCCATCACCCGCATGATCACGATCTccgaacgttccacggtcttctactgtgttacccaaataatacccggAAATAGTAATTTCGTGAGGGCGAAATTTTCTTGGAAAAAGGGCTGAAAAATTCGGCCACTATGacttccccctctagggtgaaaaccttatgtatttatagcacaagttttaagggttaggttttcttttccatcagaaaaatgattcctttatttcctattatttaggcacaacaTGGACCAccgaatttaattaacaaggctccaattatggaattaatttctatttttcgaaattaatatctaccataattaattacgaaatattccactaaaaattcgtaattgcactccttattctatttcgaaattcatccattagatcttatttaactccccacgttaagattcagatactaatcaattaaattaaattactgacgatttaatttattgattatttcctttacactttcgcttaacttatttcatgtgtcggatacaaaatccaccggccgggtttacacatgaaaacttataagctttcataaaggtgtatCATAAATCTCTAAACcaagacatggattccatcaactaactattacttcgccaatgtacattattattatccaatttatcagtcatattgacccacgaaagaatctcgcctcttaataaatcaaaacaataattctGTAAAcatctaataataattatatcaagattaagagtataagtacatttaatgtcTATCCTTTTAAAATCAAAAACTTGGGTCTTGATAGGAATTTTGGATTGagaacaaatttaatttttatatatttttaattataaCATAAAAAATCATGCTATTCTATAATTGTTAAATACAACTTAAATCTCTTTACTATTAAATTATGATGAATATGTTGCAAGTATTGTCTAGAAAAATATGAGAtttatcattttaatttttgGGATTTTGTAGTTTATTTAATTCTGCATCTATTGGAGatatacattttttatttttcttattctgaTTGGTGAAATTCCCTTTTGAAGATGTTATTTTATTTGTGCAAATTTATTTTTAACACACAAAAAGATATAGTTCCCAAGTGAAAATATTAATTGTACTTGTATTGTTAATAGTAAAGGTGCGATTTCTTTTTTAAAATGCTAATTACATTTGTTTCTTGACGCCTGAGATGTAATTTtcatataataataaaatatctA
Coding sequences:
- the LOC104213603 gene encoding U-box domain-containing protein 16, yielding MAVSPEESFPPRKRRPSANSFVAPNLSDHNLLRSLLLLSSEISTLQPLLFLLKKNTSSIIRKSKLLSILFEEISGRDCSSSNDPTTSRYVTGFPPSAALCFDELYIVLQRIKTLLEDCRNCSKMWLLMQIEVFSNAFHELTLELAILLDILPAKKLKLNDDVQELLILITKQCSDNSAYVDPKDQDLRSQIVEMLDRIEREIVPDQSKLAEIFDKLTLRDSMSCRDEIELLEEEIQSQTDEKSKSDIIALIGFVRYAKCVLYGGSTPRTNSRRRRAAADVSVPADFRCPISLDLMRDPVVVSTGQTYDRSSITLWFESGHTTCPKTGQTLTHTELTPNSALKNLIAMWCREQKIPFESTELNVKSTGIVTNKTALEATKMTVSFLINKLKTSQSVETANRLVHELRVLAKADSDSRACIAEASALPLLVKLLGLEHPSLQVNAVTTILNLSILEANKTRIMETDGVLNGVIEVLRSGGTWEAKGNAAATIFSLTGVPAYKKRLARKTRVVKGLMDLARGGPTNSKRDALVAILNLAGDREAVGKLIEGGVVEMVAEIMDGLMEEAVAILEVVVKKGGLVAVAAAYPLIKKLAIVLRDGTDRARESAAATLVNMCRKGGSDMVAELAAVQGIERVIWEIMGMGTGRARRKAATLLRVLRRWAAGLDAEVASGAYSDVNMNTTSTRIVLPG